A stretch of DNA from Acipenser ruthenus chromosome 21, fAciRut3.2 maternal haplotype, whole genome shotgun sequence:
AATACAGCTGAAATATAACCCCACAGAAATGCTCTTCATTTGTCCATCAGGATAGACACAACACAGAATGAGAAATGAGGGTGGACTATTGTTTATATGGATACTGTATGACTGTAGAACTAGCAGGAATCTCTAATGTATAACATTCCTAATATACCATTCTACAACCACGGAGCCAAGTCAGTGTATAAAAAGAATTCCAAGCATGGCCACTAGGAAAGCCCTATGACAAATCACATGATTCAGACAAACAACAAAGACCCTACACACAAGCTTTGCCAATGCTTGTGTTAGTTAGTGTTGTGGACCTACCTGATCTCAATAACACGTATTGTGGTTACACATGCATAGTTCAAAGAAACGTAAGACTTTAGAAACAGGATCAGAATAATCCTGTAAACATGAGCAATAATGAATAACCAGCTCTTTATGTATCGCTAAATGCTGGCAAGGGAGCCGTAAAGTGATTCCGGCATTCTAATGAAGAGAAtgcattgtcatttttttaaacatactgccATGCTCTCTCAAGTCATAtccggtgttttttttttctagtttaaaAAGCCCTAAGTTAGAGTGCCCAGTTATTTTACTCTTGTTGTTCTCTATTGGTAATGTACCCCAATTAATTTTCCCTCGCTGGAGAAATCCCCAAAACAGATCATGAGACTGAAGGTCAGTGGACGTCCCTCCGATCGCACTGTGAaatcgcacagccaggacacaaacctgcattttaaacaagaaggaaacaaataaatacggGCATTGGCTTCTCCTCCAAAAGTCTATAGTCCCCATATATATTTTGTCAGCTTTATAACACATGTGGTGATAGAAGTTTTTCTTGTTCCAACCCCATAACAATGTTCTCCCTCATACTTAATTTCTTTACAAAAACAAGACACTCGATaggaaaaatgtatattttcccaccgaaaaaaaaaacagctgcaggtTTTCATTTCCCCTGTTTAGTTTCCTTTGTGGTTCCCACTATATTAACTGCACAGGAATTTGCACTGGAGGCGAGCATATCTTGAGCAATTTAAATGAACCTGCTTGACCTCCTGTACATACAATAGACCATTGAACAATAAACCACAACAGTCAGAGAACAGAAGTTAGTGAAATCAGGTGAAAACAGTACATGATACAACCTGAAAGTGATTGAAATCATTTTCTCTGGAATAACCTAATCATGAACAACTTGGTGCATAATGATGcggttcatttatttttgttatatgaaAGATGACACTTCATTTCTCATCAAGGGCTATTGAATTCTTCCAGCAGCTGTTCAACTCCCTTCCATTCATTGTGTCTCCTATGATGTAATATTAACATAATCAAGAGAAATAAGtgagttgtattttattttttattgtttgtagTTTCAAACCACAGTAAaccctgtgttgtgtgtttccTAATATGATGTTTGATGATAAGCAGTCCCTTAAaactattttcaaataaaattgctttcatttttattCAGAATCTGCATCCAAAGATTGTGAGTTATTGGCTCAAGTGGCAATGCttagacttgttttttttttatgtatttgctTTGAATAAAGTTTGTGGAAAGGGAAAGATAGAACCGCCACCACCCAGAAACAGACTGATTTATGTATATTGAAGAGTCAAGACTAATTAGATCCATTTTCCTATGAAATGCAAATACAGAAGTAAATCAATGCTGCTGATCATTGTTATAATTCATCCTCTGAACAGGAAACAACTAATTTCTCCTTAATTTGATGGAGCAACTTTTGGCATAAAAGTGGAAGGCTGCTTATGTTAAATGTGGTTTAGGGCATATTTTGGAAGCATGCCGGTGAGAATGTGCTAAAATATTACTGTGTAATGTGTGGGATCAACATGAAGTGAGTTAAGTCTGGAAGGAATGCTACACTTGGCATTAGTTACAACATAAGACAAAAACAGAAGAAAACCTCTCACACTCTCTATTAAACATGGAATAGCCTTTTTATCATCTTGGGCTTTTcagataaaataaagaaataagacaaatcaacaaacaaagacaaacacaagtTGAAATAAAGGGATCGGCTGTAGAAATGTTTGCTGCACAAAAGGGGTTTGAAAGTTAAAAGGGTCATCCCTCCTGTAAAGATGGGATTTAAAGTTGCATtgaaaataaattgcattttgGATCCTAATAATAGAAGAAGTCCCCAGTGGTCATGCAAGCTTTTTACACCAGTCGACAAAACAAGTCGATTTTTAAATGACAGACTGTTATTTTAAgttgttaattaaaaacattattatccAGTACTGTATTATATTGGATAATCAAGACACtcacaaaacatgttttttactcATGAATCAGAGGGATTATTCGGAGACTGGCATGTTTTACAATTACACACTATTTTTCAGGTTCGtattaattaatcaaattaagtctactcatgaTAAAGACGCTGTCAAAACGCgttgagattttttttgttttctaaaaaaatatgTGAAGAGGAAAGCTAAAAGAATAATGGaaataatttgtataataatttgtatatatattaaataattaaaataaattatttttgtgaagaattggttgtcctttttttttcaattttactcATGAATGAAATATGCATTTTTGAGCAGttcgtttttttgggggggggggggggggattagctCACCTTATATAATTAAAGCATTAGGTGTGGACCTCAGCTAGGTTTTtctacaaaacacaaaaaaacactgattTTGTAAAGAGATAGTATGAGAAGGCTCTGTCTAGCAACGAGGGGGAGGGGATCCTCGACCAAGTAAAgaggtattgattttttttaaatggttgagTGTAGCAATAAGGGAGACCGGTGGTTTGACTTTGAGAGGCTCTGAAataccttttattttctttttaacaaagCACTTCTTAGTGTCATATTTACTAAAGACGAGCACCAGATTTCAAATAGCCTTTTTACAGGTTACCTACGCAAAAGTTGTTCCATTAACATTTAACAACATCATTTATTAACATCATTAATCATAACATGTCGAATTTAATCAGAtgcattatttgtattattcGAAAAATGTCTTACAGCACTACGTAAAGAGTTAAGTACCAAGTTTGTGTCAGTTTTCAATTAGCATCGCGTTGAGCAGCAGGACAGGATTCAGGCTGACAACTCTAATCGCACTGTcctgcagtacagtatgtcagcgctatcaacaaaataaaaacaataactatGCTGAAAAGCATCTACTTAAAACGTTGCAGTTACGTGACATAAATAACAGATATAAACAAGTAAACGCTCCACACGCAGCGCCCGGAGAGTTGCATTTGTTCAATGGAAATAATACATAATCAGCATTAAGTGCCATCTGCTACAGCTGGACAAGGATATCCGCCGTCTAACCCGGAAGCTGTGTGTAAGAAGGTAGTCTTGTGTCGGGTTAGTAGTGCGGAtgcttgctttgtgtttgtcttaCAGTACAGGTTTTacgtttttcttttctaaaacaaGAATAACCATTTAACGTCACTGGTAGCAGCAGTTTTCTACGGTTTCTGAAAAGTCTCCAAAATGGTGTCAAGAAGCATTTGatcgtgtttattttttattctgtttttatttttatgtttgcgCTTATCATTATAATTGAATTGCTTTGCTGCTGTAGGGAAGGAGGGAGTTTGGTTACACCGTGTCTCCATGCCAGAGCAAGGCCCCAGGATGAATGGTTTCTCACTAGGTGAGCTGTGCTGGCTTTTCTGTTGCCCGCCCTGCCCGAGCCGGATCGCGTCCAAGCTCGCTTTTCTGCCCCCTGAGCCCACTTACTCGGTGCTGACAGACGAGGCCAACGCGACGTCCAGTCTTCACTTGAATGAGCGGGCAGACTGGCAGTACTCCCAGCGGGAACTGGACGCTGTCGAGGTGTTCCACACCCGAACGAGCCGGGGCAACCGGGTCGGGTGCATGTTTGTCCGCTGTGCCCCCAACAGCCGCTACACCCTGCTCTTTTCCCATGGCAACGCAGTGGACTTGGGCCAGATGTGCAGTTTCTACATCGGTCTCGGATCCAGGATAAATTGCAACATCTTCTCCTACGATTACTCAGGCTACGGGGTCAGTTCTGGCAAACCATCAGAGAAGAACCTGTATGCTGATATTGAGGCAGCTTGGCAGGTGTTAAGAACAAAGTAAGTATTAGTGTTATGCTACGGAcacagtttatttatatttttaaatggtttgGACTGTATCTTGATTTAAAAgagatttaaagttttttttttttttttttttttttttttttaaatcggctaCATTCCATTCAGTTACTATTGTGAAGGAACCCCTCCCCCATCTGTAAATTTGCCATGGTTACCGTTGTCAACTCTACCACATTGAACCACTGCATTTTTCTCTTTTTAGTCTTATAATATCAACCCTACTATGGTATACCGGTATTCTTTAAAGTATATGTTTTGCTCATTGTTTGTATTAATTGCAACACGCTACAtagttttaatgtaattattCTGTTATTAATGTAAATGACCTAGTAATTTTGATAGCTTACAAAGAGCACTCTAGCTGGGATCAGGTTTTGggtccatttttgtttttaaaaataaaattccaattgaaaggaatgggaattgatattttagagacataattgttgtgattgttcaactgcattcatttgaagccaatttaattgacttattattattattattattattaatttcttagcagacgcccttatccagggtgacttacaattgttacaagatatcacattatttttacatacaattacccatttatacagttgggtttttactggagcaatctaggtaaagtaccttgctcaagggtacagcagcagtgtcctccactggggattggacccacgaccctccggtcaagagtccagagccctaaccactacgccacactgcttaCAGTGACTTgaattgaagtaatttgttgccactgtgagaagctcatttgaacagaataatgtaattgcagTTTTGtccagtgatgtgttggaattcattcaaagggaatgggaatttgaATTGCCCCCAACCCTGGCTGGGATGGTAGCCTATGAAGACCACCAGGAGTGACTCTTTATGTTGTAGTCTTTAAATAAACAtggaaagggttatcgtatttaTTTTAACCTACTTGTAAACTGTATCTGTTTATTCTCACAATAGTATTGAAAGAGCAATACCAGACTTGTATGAATGCATCTGCTGGGTCACTGGGATAAAAATCAAGGAAGGGCAACTGTTTTAAAGCCCAAACATGTGGACAGGTCACTTACAGACTGCAGGCCCCACTTGCTGATTCATCCCTTGAAATCTGTGCTATGAGAGGGTGTGGAATTGGCAGTGTGATTTTTAAAAGAATGACATCCTGCTAAAACTGGACGGTGATCTAAGGACACTTGACTGTATAAACCACATAGCCTCATGCATTTGGTATAACTGTATTTGCCAGTGTAGAGCTTCAAGTATTTAGAATGCCAAGGATGCTTAATGCACTACGCTTGATTCTTGTTTGTAACTCAGCTGGTTATAAATGTAGAAGCTAACCTATATAACTGTGCATATAGTATCGCAGCAGAGTTGACTATGCACAGCTTAAAATGTTGTGCCAGGAAAGTTCAGCTGATGATATGATGCAGTACAGATGGAAGCTGTGCTATTCAGACCTCTGCCTTGGTGGCTTTGTGTGTACGATGATTTTCCTTTATTTACCTTCCTGGTACTGACTAGGGGAAACATTGAGTGAGTCATAAAGGTATTTTACTGTGTCCTTTTAAAAATACAGAGAACGTGGCTTCCACCTTTTGGACCCTGTAATCTCAGCATTATTATCTTGTTTATTTTGGATACAAGTATTCCATTTATTTGAGCTATAAACTGTTGCTGAGTTAATTTCAGTTCCACACTCACTGCTTGAGACTACAAATCACTTGTTTGTTAAGGTTAGGGACATGAATAAATTAAACTAATCCAGTCTGCTATTAACACACATTTCCATAATAGACTTTTCATGCAGAACTTGAAATGATTAGTGCTGTAATTGTAtaagtttaaacatgttaaacCTGCTTGCACGTGGTAGTACTAAGCATCTACTGTATCAAGGGTGAATTCTGGTTTGTTTGGAAGATTTATTTCATTGTACTCCCAGTGCCAATTGACATTGCAACACTTTTGTTAATTGCTTTGTACAGGGCCACAACCAGCTCAATACCTTTGACAAGCAAGTCAACCCTACACGAATGACTGTAATCCAGTTGCGTGTGTGTTCATGATATAGAGTACATGCAAAAAACTCTGCAGACAGGTTAAGTCTTTCCTCATTCGTTGGATTGGGAGATGCATTGAGCTATTCCACTTTTAAAGACGTTCTTGTAGGCTTTCACTTCAATTCATGCTCTTTATGTGAAAGGCAAAGACCCTTTAACCCTTGTAGCGAGGTTCGGacaaatatagcattacacgccccccacgtgttgctacaactgtttaaataacgttcctgtaattgttcttttcattgttaacaaccTGACAACCTTTTACTAGGGGTGCACcaataaagattttcttggccgatggttatctacccatatcggccGATACCGATAATAATAGATAGTGCAGGCAAGCTATTGTAAAATACTggaacaagacatagggcctgtatttaaactgttttataattacaaATGTTAAATTAACAGATCATTTGCTTGATGtgtttaacaaaaatgaacaggtattgtttacttgttacatagtattatattgtgtgatTGACAGCGATTTATACacttgttttacaacagtcacacaaataaaatgtagcattaaagtaaaaacacctattttttttaaagcatcagaataatattctactcgcagTTCAACGTTGGATTTAGTGTAGCATCAAGTGTCTTCGCTATCCTAgtgtcttcagatatttaaaataaaaaaaaaatccaatcatcgctcttttgagacatatttactgcaAGATGACCGCAtgttacacagcactgggaaaattaCTGTCTCAGTGTTCTCAtcgttgctaaaaaaaaaaaaaagaaaaatgctctggcttttctgttccgtacaaCATCATGTCATCGtcactgctgtgttacctgtttgacaatgtgagcagTAGTCCTTGCacaatcagtgcactagagtggacattttgaaaagatctttgaaacagactttaagtgtaaaaagttgtcagtatgttatttaaacagttgtaacaactcgtggggacgtgtgacgctatatttttcagaaccccgctacttgctctttaaatgtattaaacCTGAATTAGTAGGGCTGGGGTGTTAAATTCGGAGTATTGCTCTATAACAGCGTTCTTGGTCCGATATAGACTGCCAAAAGTAGGTGCTAATGTAGGGTTATGACAATTGGCTCTATTTTGCATGTGGCTGCCAATGGAAGCATGCCAGCGATTGTTTGGGTTAGTTAATAAAAAGACAATTGATATTGCTGGGGGAAAACAAAATCAGTTTCTGCTTTCTAACTGATTTTTGTAGAGCATGTAGAACACGTGGAAAGTTTGATTGCTGCTGTAGTATGTATGTAACTGCTTACAGTATGTGCATTGTACAGTTATTCTCTGAACATGAAGATATCAGATCGCCTAGTTTCATAACAGTATGGATTGTAAAAGAACATCATACCATGCATCATATGCAGTTACTGGAAAGAACCACAGATTGTTTTTACGAGTACAGAAATGCCCTGAGGGAAGACAGAGGTCAATGCAAATATTAACTGTGTTGCAAACTTGCTATACTGGAGTAAAAGGTCCACCTTTCTGTCACCTTTTACTTTGAATGTATGTTCCACATACTGTGCAGTACACTACATACCATAGTCCCTGGTTTCTACAGTGCCTTGCCAGTATAGTTTTCTTGGTGAACTTAAACGTAACTATATTAGTTATTCAATTGAAAAACTAGGCTACTTGACCTAAAGAATGTTATACTTGCCCAATTGGATTAATGAGTCAGGTTATCCATAGCTCTGAAGTTTGTTTGTCCTAAATTCAAACTTTATTCCAGTTCAGGCGCTGTAGATCTTGAGACCTGAATTTACAAAGTTTGGGATGGATTGTTACTTTAGTCCTATCAGCATGTGTTATTTATCACACAAGGGTTTTACAGTGTTGTCACAAGTTTGAGAATAGAGATTCGAAGTGCAAGGATACTTTGATTGTCTGTATCCATTACAGATTTATAGTCAGTGTTTCATCAATTGAAACCAAGTAGTTTCCTTGTTATTTGAGCCCTGTCATTAGAACTGTCTGCAATTACTACTGTAAATACTATACAGTTTAGTGTTGTTTTTGTGAGGCTTCCTGCAGAAAATACATGTCTGTGAGGCTTTCCAGGTAGCAAGCAGCGATCTGAGCAAGCttgtcaaaaatatgtttattgaatcatgtttattttaaacagcatATTGTGTGCTGTTTGCCTGTGAACGCTTGGCCGCTTCCTCATCCAGAACTTCCACCAAAACATTCATTTCCCACAAGGCATTGCTGGATGTGAGCCAGTGTGCACCTCGCTGAGCAGGGAAGGTTAACGTGACCTCTGAACGAAATTATAAAGAAAGGAATACAGTAAACCACAGGGATGGAAAcggtaagactcctattgcatagcagtttcacccatc
This window harbors:
- the LOC117427786 gene encoding alpha/beta hydrolase domain-containing protein 17C; the protein is MPEQGPRMNGFSLGELCWLFCCPPCPSRIASKLAFLPPEPTYSVLTDEANATSSLHLNERADWQYSQRELDAVEVFHTRTSRGNRVGCMFVRCAPNSRYTLLFSHGNAVDLGQMCSFYIGLGSRINCNIFSYDYSGYGVSSGKPSEKNLYADIEAAWQVLRTKYGVNPENIILYGQSIGTVPTVDLAARYECAAVILHSPLMSGLRVAFPDTRKTYCFDAFPSIDKISKVASPVLVIHGTEDEVIDFSHGLAIYDRCPRAVEPLWVEGAGHNDIELYAQYLERLKQFISFELPNS